One window from the genome of Nocardioides panaciterrulae encodes:
- a CDS encoding citrate synthase: protein MTDSLTVRDNRTGQEYDVPITDGTVRAADLGKIKAGEDGGGLAVYDPGFVNTASCRSAVTYIDGDNGILEYRGYPIEQLAEKSNFLEVAYLLIHGSLPSKAEYDSWVHEITYHTFVHENIKTFMEGFRYDAHPMGMLMASVGALSTFYPDARNISDADNRHMQIVRMIAKMPTLGAWSFRHAQGKPFVYPDNELSYTANFLSMLFKMSEKKFEADERLVKALDVLFILHADHEQNCSTNAVRSVGSSQVDPYSAVAAGVAALYGPLHGGANEAVLRMLRRIGSKENIPAFIQGVKDGNERLMGFGHRVYKNYDPRAKIIKKACDDVFEVTGVNPLLEIAQELEKIALEDEYFVSRKLYPNVDFYSGLIYEAFQFPPEMFTVLFGIGRTPGWLAQWLELTQDKEQKIARPKQIYTGDRKLDFVPASERWK from the coding sequence GTGACTGATTCTCTCACCGTCCGTGACAACCGCACCGGACAGGAGTACGACGTCCCGATCACCGACGGCACCGTCCGGGCTGCCGACCTCGGCAAGATCAAGGCGGGAGAGGACGGTGGCGGCCTGGCGGTCTACGACCCGGGCTTCGTCAACACCGCCTCGTGCCGCAGCGCCGTGACCTACATCGACGGCGACAACGGGATCCTCGAGTACCGCGGCTACCCCATCGAGCAGCTCGCGGAGAAGTCCAACTTCCTCGAGGTGGCGTACCTCCTGATCCACGGCAGCCTGCCCTCGAAGGCGGAGTACGACTCGTGGGTCCACGAGATCACGTACCACACCTTCGTGCACGAGAACATCAAGACCTTCATGGAGGGCTTCCGCTACGACGCCCACCCCATGGGGATGCTGATGGCCTCGGTCGGCGCGCTCTCGACCTTCTACCCCGACGCCCGCAACATCTCCGACGCCGACAACCGGCACATGCAGATCGTCCGGATGATCGCGAAGATGCCCACGCTCGGCGCCTGGTCGTTCCGCCACGCGCAGGGCAAGCCGTTCGTCTACCCCGACAACGAGCTGTCCTACACGGCCAACTTCCTCTCGATGCTGTTCAAGATGAGCGAGAAGAAGTTCGAGGCCGACGAGCGCCTGGTCAAGGCCCTCGACGTGCTGTTCATCCTGCACGCCGACCACGAGCAGAACTGCTCGACCAACGCCGTGCGGTCGGTCGGCTCCTCGCAGGTCGACCCGTACTCCGCGGTGGCCGCGGGCGTCGCCGCGCTCTACGGCCCGCTGCACGGTGGCGCCAACGAGGCGGTGCTGCGGATGCTGCGCCGGATCGGGTCGAAGGAGAACATCCCCGCCTTCATCCAGGGCGTCAAGGACGGCAACGAGCGGCTGATGGGCTTCGGCCACCGGGTCTACAAGAACTACGACCCGCGCGCGAAGATCATCAAGAAGGCCTGCGACGACGTCTTCGAGGTCACCGGCGTCAACCCGTTGCTGGAGATCGCCCAGGAGCTGGAGAAGATCGCGCTGGAGGACGAGTACTTCGTCAGCCGCAAGCTCTACCCGAACGTCGACTTCTACTCCGGCCTGATCTACGAGGCGTTCCAGTTCCCGCCGGAGATGTTCACGGTCCTCTTCGGCATCGGCCGTACGCCGGGCTGGCTGGCCCAGTGGCTGGAGCTGACCCAGGACAAGGAGCAGAAGATCGCTCGTCCGAAGCAGATCTACACCGGCGACCGGAAGCTGGACTTCGTGCCCGCCTCCGAGCGGTGGAAGTGA
- the rpsI gene encoding 30S ribosomal protein S9, translating to MSENTVEETYEVNEQGVAYSSESAPSADTAQRPATIAPAAATGRRKEAVARVRIVPGTGVWTVNGRTLDSYFPNKLHQQVVNEPFAALQLEGRFDVIARIHGGGITGQAGALRLGVARALNAIDVESNRPTLKKAGLLTRDARVIERKKAGLKKARKAPQFSKR from the coding sequence GTGTCTGAGAACACCGTCGAGGAGACCTACGAGGTCAACGAGCAGGGCGTCGCCTACAGCTCGGAGAGCGCCCCGTCCGCCGACACCGCCCAGCGTCCGGCCACGATCGCCCCGGCCGCGGCCACCGGCCGTCGCAAGGAGGCCGTGGCCCGCGTGCGCATCGTGCCGGGCACCGGCGTGTGGACCGTCAACGGCCGCACCCTGGACTCCTACTTCCCGAACAAGCTGCACCAGCAGGTCGTCAACGAGCCCTTCGCTGCCCTGCAGCTCGAGGGCCGCTTCGACGTCATCGCCCGCATCCACGGCGGCGGCATCACCGGCCAGGCCGGCGCGCTGCGCCTGGGCGTGGCCCGCGCGCTCAACGCCATCGACGTCGAGTCCAACCGCCCGACGCTGAAGAAGGCCGGGCTGCTGACCCGCGACGCCCGCGTGATCGAGCGCAAGAAGGCCGGTCTGAAGAAGGCCCGCAAGGCGCCGCAGTTCAGCAAGCGCTGA
- the rplM gene encoding 50S ribosomal protein L13, translating into MRTYSPKPGDIQRDWHVIDATDVVLGRLAVQTANLLRGKHKPMFAPHVDTGDFVIIVNAEKVALSGTKKTTKMAYRHSGYPGGLSATPIGELLEKDARKAIEKAVWGMLPKNRLGRQTLKKLKVYSGPTHPHQAQQAKPFEISQISQ; encoded by the coding sequence GTGCGCACGTACAGCCCCAAGCCCGGTGACATCCAGCGCGACTGGCACGTCATCGACGCCACCGACGTGGTCCTGGGCCGCCTCGCCGTCCAGACCGCCAACCTCCTGCGTGGCAAGCACAAGCCCATGTTCGCGCCCCACGTCGACACCGGTGACTTCGTCATCATCGTCAACGCGGAGAAGGTCGCGCTCTCGGGCACCAAGAAGACCACGAAGATGGCCTACCGCCACTCCGGCTACCCGGGCGGCCTGAGCGCCACCCCGATCGGTGAGCTGCTGGAGAAGGACGCGCGCAAGGCGATCGAGAAGGCCGTCTGGGGCATGCTCCCCAAGAACCGGCTCGGCCGTCAGACGCTGAAGAAGCTGAAGGTCTACTCGGGTCCGACCCACCCGCACCAGGCCCAGCAGGCCAAGCCGTTCGAGATCTCGCAGATCTCCCAGTAA